The Hemibagrus wyckioides isolate EC202008001 linkage group LG12, SWU_Hwy_1.0, whole genome shotgun sequence genome includes a window with the following:
- the styk1a gene encoding tyrosine-protein kinase STYK1 isoform X3 — translation MSNSTNTTSQCEDRLCTPPELNPLDHEVVPMTVQTQKHKPNRQPADPQSSTERQHCSFEHVTPMSLSFTLKPDKTVTLYQATMDQNPVVLRVLNESADSRERQVFLGFAHFLSYLGPHPYLPRLLGVIRDKEPMFMILEGLENRDLLGFLWRCRAGNAGLEAPCAITEKVLFSMARQIASALEHLHSKDCIHGNIGARSVLVGQDLSVRLWGLGPAFRRRINVGTSGEVKEIEMRKWQAPEVLAHRTVSQSSDVWSFGILLHEMVTLGEPPFPKVMTSELVQYLQRGKSIKRPSNCSNSLYNIIKACCKWKPEDRASLKEVISMLQLAESRASDTMTLQAPEPLDIEKYMQEAGYAETYNFAVL, via the exons ATGTCGAATTCAACTAACACAACGAGCCAGTGTGAGGACAGGTTGTGCA CACCTCCAGAGCTGAACCCCCTGGACCATGAAGTTGTACCTATGACCGTCCAAACCCAGAAGCACAAACCCAACAGACAGCCTGCAGATCCGCAGTCGTCCACTGAGAGGCAGCATTGTTCTTTCGAGCACGTCACCCCAATGTCCCTGTCTTTCACATTAAAACCAGACAAGACAGTGACTCTGTACCAGGCCACTATGGACCAGAATCCAGTTGTCTTACGAGTGCTTAATG AATCAGCTGATTCCAGGGAGCGACAGGTTTTCCTGGGATTTGCCCACTTCCTGTCATATCTGGGACCCCATCCATATCTGCCCAGGCTACTAGGGGTGATTAGAGACAAGGAACCCATGTTTATGATCCTGGAAGGGCTGGAGAACAGAGATCTTCTAGGCTTCTTATGGAGATGTAGAGCG GGCAACGCAGGTCTGGAGGCACCGTGTGCTATTACAGAAAAAGTGCTTTTCTCAATGGCAAGACAGATCGCCTCAGCTCTG GAACATCTACACAGTAAAGACTGCATTCATGGCAACATCGGTGCACGAAGTGTCCTGGTTGGTCAAGATCTCTCCGTAAGGCTCTGGGGCTTGGGCCCAGCTTTTCGTAGAAGGATAAACGTGGGGACTTCAGGAGAGGTGAAGGAAATAGAGATGAGAAAGTGGCAAGCTCCAGAGGTGTTAGCTCATCGAACTGTCAGTCAAAGCAGTGATGT ATGGTCATTTGGTATCCTGCTGCATGAAATGGTCACATTGG GAGAACCTCCCTTCCCTAAAGTAATGACTAGTGAACTCGTGCAATATTTACAGAGAGGGAAAAGTATAAAGAGACCAAGCAACTGTTCCAACTCACT ATACAACATTATTAAGGCATGCTGTAAGTGGAAACCGGAAGACCGAGCTTCACTGAAGGAGGTGATTTCCATGCTCCAGTTGGCCGAGAGCCGTGCCAGTGACACGATGACCCTTCAAGCTCCTGAGCCGCTGGACATCGAGAAGTACATGCAGGAAGCGGGCTATGCAGAGACTTACAATTTTGCTGTCCTTTAA
- the styk1a gene encoding tyrosine-protein kinase STYK1 isoform X1, whose protein sequence is MSNSTNTTSQCEDRLCIIVKHQVELIVIPVLLLGASLCVLISICFLMLCHKTEITEHKYQKQRYSKKRQHLQGIDAPPELNPLDHEVVPMTVQTQKHKPNRQPADPQSSTERQHCSFEHVTPMSLSFTLKPDKTVTLYQATMDQNPVVLRVLNESADSRERQVFLGFAHFLSYLGPHPYLPRLLGVIRDKEPMFMILEGLENRDLLGFLWRCRAGNAGLEAPCAITEKVLFSMARQIASALEHLHSKDCIHGNIGARSVLVGQDLSVRLWGLGPAFRRRINVGTSGEVKEIEMRKWQAPEVLAHRTVSQSSDVWSFGILLHEMVTLGEPPFPKVMTSELVQYLQRGKSIKRPSNCSNSLYNIIKACCKWKPEDRASLKEVISMLQLAESRASDTMTLQAPEPLDIEKYMQEAGYAETYNFAVL, encoded by the exons ATGTCGAATTCAACTAACACAACGAGCCAGTGTGAGGACAGGTTGTGCA taaTAGTGAAACACCAAGTGGAGCTCATAGTGATTCCAGTGCTGCTGCTGGGAGCCTCCCTCTGTGTGCTGATAAGTATATGTTTTCTGATGCTGTGCCATAAGACGGAGATCACGGAACATAAATACCAAAAGCAACGCTACAGTAAAAAGAGGCAGCACCTGCAGGGCATTGATG CACCTCCAGAGCTGAACCCCCTGGACCATGAAGTTGTACCTATGACCGTCCAAACCCAGAAGCACAAACCCAACAGACAGCCTGCAGATCCGCAGTCGTCCACTGAGAGGCAGCATTGTTCTTTCGAGCACGTCACCCCAATGTCCCTGTCTTTCACATTAAAACCAGACAAGACAGTGACTCTGTACCAGGCCACTATGGACCAGAATCCAGTTGTCTTACGAGTGCTTAATG AATCAGCTGATTCCAGGGAGCGACAGGTTTTCCTGGGATTTGCCCACTTCCTGTCATATCTGGGACCCCATCCATATCTGCCCAGGCTACTAGGGGTGATTAGAGACAAGGAACCCATGTTTATGATCCTGGAAGGGCTGGAGAACAGAGATCTTCTAGGCTTCTTATGGAGATGTAGAGCG GGCAACGCAGGTCTGGAGGCACCGTGTGCTATTACAGAAAAAGTGCTTTTCTCAATGGCAAGACAGATCGCCTCAGCTCTG GAACATCTACACAGTAAAGACTGCATTCATGGCAACATCGGTGCACGAAGTGTCCTGGTTGGTCAAGATCTCTCCGTAAGGCTCTGGGGCTTGGGCCCAGCTTTTCGTAGAAGGATAAACGTGGGGACTTCAGGAGAGGTGAAGGAAATAGAGATGAGAAAGTGGCAAGCTCCAGAGGTGTTAGCTCATCGAACTGTCAGTCAAAGCAGTGATGT ATGGTCATTTGGTATCCTGCTGCATGAAATGGTCACATTGG GAGAACCTCCCTTCCCTAAAGTAATGACTAGTGAACTCGTGCAATATTTACAGAGAGGGAAAAGTATAAAGAGACCAAGCAACTGTTCCAACTCACT ATACAACATTATTAAGGCATGCTGTAAGTGGAAACCGGAAGACCGAGCTTCACTGAAGGAGGTGATTTCCATGCTCCAGTTGGCCGAGAGCCGTGCCAGTGACACGATGACCCTTCAAGCTCCTGAGCCGCTGGACATCGAGAAGTACATGCAGGAAGCGGGCTATGCAGAGACTTACAATTTTGCTGTCCTTTAA
- the styk1a gene encoding tyrosine-protein kinase STYK1 isoform X2: MLCHKTEITEHKYQKQRYSKKRQHLQGIDAPPELNPLDHEVVPMTVQTQKHKPNRQPADPQSSTERQHCSFEHVTPMSLSFTLKPDKTVTLYQATMDQNPVVLRVLNESADSRERQVFLGFAHFLSYLGPHPYLPRLLGVIRDKEPMFMILEGLENRDLLGFLWRCRAGNAGLEAPCAITEKVLFSMARQIASALEHLHSKDCIHGNIGARSVLVGQDLSVRLWGLGPAFRRRINVGTSGEVKEIEMRKWQAPEVLAHRTVSQSSDVWSFGILLHEMVTLGEPPFPKVMTSELVQYLQRGKSIKRPSNCSNSLYNIIKACCKWKPEDRASLKEVISMLQLAESRASDTMTLQAPEPLDIEKYMQEAGYAETYNFAVL, encoded by the exons ATGCTGTGCCATAAGACGGAGATCACGGAACATAAATACCAAAAGCAACGCTACAGTAAAAAGAGGCAGCACCTGCAGGGCATTGATG CACCTCCAGAGCTGAACCCCCTGGACCATGAAGTTGTACCTATGACCGTCCAAACCCAGAAGCACAAACCCAACAGACAGCCTGCAGATCCGCAGTCGTCCACTGAGAGGCAGCATTGTTCTTTCGAGCACGTCACCCCAATGTCCCTGTCTTTCACATTAAAACCAGACAAGACAGTGACTCTGTACCAGGCCACTATGGACCAGAATCCAGTTGTCTTACGAGTGCTTAATG AATCAGCTGATTCCAGGGAGCGACAGGTTTTCCTGGGATTTGCCCACTTCCTGTCATATCTGGGACCCCATCCATATCTGCCCAGGCTACTAGGGGTGATTAGAGACAAGGAACCCATGTTTATGATCCTGGAAGGGCTGGAGAACAGAGATCTTCTAGGCTTCTTATGGAGATGTAGAGCG GGCAACGCAGGTCTGGAGGCACCGTGTGCTATTACAGAAAAAGTGCTTTTCTCAATGGCAAGACAGATCGCCTCAGCTCTG GAACATCTACACAGTAAAGACTGCATTCATGGCAACATCGGTGCACGAAGTGTCCTGGTTGGTCAAGATCTCTCCGTAAGGCTCTGGGGCTTGGGCCCAGCTTTTCGTAGAAGGATAAACGTGGGGACTTCAGGAGAGGTGAAGGAAATAGAGATGAGAAAGTGGCAAGCTCCAGAGGTGTTAGCTCATCGAACTGTCAGTCAAAGCAGTGATGT ATGGTCATTTGGTATCCTGCTGCATGAAATGGTCACATTGG GAGAACCTCCCTTCCCTAAAGTAATGACTAGTGAACTCGTGCAATATTTACAGAGAGGGAAAAGTATAAAGAGACCAAGCAACTGTTCCAACTCACT ATACAACATTATTAAGGCATGCTGTAAGTGGAAACCGGAAGACCGAGCTTCACTGAAGGAGGTGATTTCCATGCTCCAGTTGGCCGAGAGCCGTGCCAGTGACACGATGACCCTTCAAGCTCCTGAGCCGCTGGACATCGAGAAGTACATGCAGGAAGCGGGCTATGCAGAGACTTACAATTTTGCTGTCCTTTAA